From the genome of Salmonella enterica subsp. houtenae serovar Houten:
GATGACCAACTCATCGCGCCACGGTAAAAAATCTTCCTGCAGAATGCGGCCAAAATTGCATTCTGCGGAGCCCGGCGGCGGGCCGTAATTATTGGCAAGATCAAAGTGGGTAATCCCCAGATCGAACGCGCGTTGCAGCAGCGCCCGGCTATTTTCTACCCGTGTCGCATCGCCGAAGTTGTGCCATAACCCCAGCGAAATGGCGGGAAGTTTGATGCCACTGCGCCCGCAGCGACGATACTCCATTGTGTGATAACGATTCTCATCGGGCTGATAGACCATAACCTTTCCCCCTGTGGCGTGAATAAAGAGTGTATACGGTTACACTCACCAGGCGGTATCTGGATTTTACGCATCACTGCTGTAAACATTGTTTTCCAGGCTTTCATCCCCGTCGTGCTGGACAGCCATCATCGTTCCTTAATACTCAACATAATGTTAACGTCAAAAGGAACGCTGTCATGCAACACCCCTATACCGTGGCCGACTATTTGCTGGACAGATTGGCAGGATGTGGCATTAGTCATCTTTTTGGCGTGCCGGGCGATTATAACTTGCAGTTTCTTGACCATGTAATTGACCACCCGATCCTGCGTTGGGTTGGATGCGCCAATGAGCTAAACGCCGCTTATGCCGCGGACGGTTATGCGCGCATGACGGGCGCTGGAGCGCTATTAACGACCTTTGGCGTGGGAGAGCTTAGCGCTATTAACGGTATCGCGGGCAGTTACGCGGAATATGTACCGGTCTTGCATATCGTCGGCGCGCCCTGTAGCGCTGCGCAGCAGCGTGGCGAATTGATGCACCACACCCTCGGTGACGGCGATTTTCGCCATTTTTATCGCATGAGTCAGGCGATATCTGCCGCTAGCGCAATATTGGATGAACAGCATGCCTGTTTCGAGATTGACCGCGTATTGGGTGAAATGCTTGCCGCACGCAGGCCAGGATACATCATGTTGCCCGCCGACGTGGCGAAAAAAACGGCCATCCCGCCTACGGAGGCGCTTACGTTGCCCGCGCATGAAACGCAAAGCGCTGTGGAGACGGCCTTTCGTTACCACGCCCGTCAGTGCCTGATGAACAGTCGGCGCATTGCGCTATTGGCCGACTTTCTTGCCGGGCGTTTTGGTTTACGGCCGCTGTTGCAGCGCTGGATGGCGGAAACGCCCATCGCCCATGCGACACTACTGATGGGGAAAGGGCTTTTTGATGAACAGCACCCAAACTTCGTTGGCACCTACAGCGCTGGCGCCAGCAGCAAAGAGGTGCGTCAGGCCATAGAGGACGCCGATAGGGTTATCTGCGTCGGCACCCGTTTTGTCGATACCCTTACTGCCGGATTTACCCAACAATTGCCGGTGGAACGCACGCTGGAGATTCAGCCTTACGCGTCGCGCATCGGCGAAACCTGGTTCAACCTCCCGATGGCGCAGGCGGTGTCTACGCTGCGCGAACTGTGCCTTGAATGCGCTTTTGCGCCGCCGCCGACGCGTTCCGCCGGACAACCAGCGCGGATTAATAAGGGAGAACTGACCCAGGAAAACTTCTGGCAAACCTTACAGCAGTATCTCAAACCTGGCGATATTCTCCTTGTCGACCAGGGCACCGCCGCCTTTGGCGCTGCCGCGCTGTCGCTTCCTGATGGCGCGGAAGTTGTGGTACAGCCGCTGTGGGGATCTATCGGCTATTCCTTGCCCGCCGCGTTTGGCGCGCAAACCGCCTGCCCCGATCGGCGGGTTATTCTGATTATCGGCGATGGCGCGGCGCAGCTCACGATTCAGGAGATGGGTTCGATGTTACGCGACGGGCAGGCGCCGGTAATCCTGCTGCTCAACAATGACGGCTATACCGTAGAGCGCGCCATTCACGGCGCGGCCCAGCGGTATAATGACATCGCGAGCTGGAACTGGACGCAGATACCCCAGGCGCTACACGCGGCGCAACAGGCGGAGTGCTGGCGTGTGACGCAGGCTATCCAACTGGCAGAGGTCCTCGAACGGCTGGCGCGTCCACAACGTTTGTCATTTATTGAAGTGATGTTGCCAAAAGCCGATCTGCCGGAATTACTGCGTGCCGTGACCCGGGCGCTGGAAGCCCGCAACGGGGGATAATGCCCCCCGTTGCGCCAGATTAGGGTTCGTGACGGTTGGCGGCCAGCAACGGTTTTCCCGCCAGCAATAGCCAGGCGGGGAGCATCACAATGCAGAGCAGCGGCAGCAGATTGGTATCCGGTACGACGACTGCCGCCATAAACAGACTGAGCCAGCCGTCTCGCGTCACTACCAACACTAAGCCAAGAATCGCGCAGGAGACGGTAATCGCCGCGGGTACGGCCTCAACATGGGCATGGAGCATGAGCCCCAGTGCTGCGCCGATAAACACAGCCGGAAAAATGCGCCCGCCGCGAAAGCCGCTCGCCGCCGCGATGACCAGCGCGGCGAGTTTGACGACGGCTAAGGTAAAATAATCTCCCGCGCCCAGCGTCTGGCTAAACGCCATTTGTTGCATTTCGTCCAGCCCTTTAAACAGGGTAAGCGGCCCGCCAATGACGCCCAGGATACCCAGTATAAAACCGCCAATGCCGAGAATCAGGACCGGATTTTTCAGCCGGTGCAGCAACTCATGCAGACGCGGAAGGCACCAGACGGCGACCATCCCAGCGGCAATGGCGATCGCCGCGACGATCGCTCCGCTGGCAATGTCCACCAGCCGCATCTGCGTGTAATGGGCGATGGGTAACGAAAAATGCGGATGAAAGAACAGGCTGGTGGTAAGTGACCCCGCCGCTGCCGCCATTAACGGCGCAAACAGGCGATCCCACATGGGAACATCGTTAGAGCCGCTAAGTGTTTGCGAAAAAATCAGCGCCGCGGCGACGGGCGTGCCGAACAGCGCGCCGATAGTGCCCGCCGAGGCCAGAATCGTCCAGTCTAACGTTGTAATACGCGGAAACAGGCGGGAGCCGAAAGCCACCGCCAGCGCGATATTTATTGTCATTATCGGATGCTCTGGCCCCAAACTTACCCCACCGGCAAGGCCGATGATTAAGGCGAGAAGCAGTCCAGGCAGCGCAGATGGCGAGACCGGCATACTGATTAACGGTTCGATGGCCGGATCGGGGCCAGCGTGTCCGGGACTGTAACGGATAATCAAACCCACCACGATCCCGGTTAGCGTGAGCATACCCACTATCCAGAACGGCGAATCATAAGCGATTCCGATGCTGGCGGGCAGTCGTTGCCAAAGAAATTGCTGAAAAACCGACGCGACTTTCATCGCGGCGATTAGAATCAGGCTTGACGCTACGCCAATAATCAGTGCAGGGAGCGACAGCAGCAGCATCGTTCGGGCACGCGGGTGGAGCATAATCTCTTCCTTACACGGGGTCGTATACCTATTTTGCACAGCCTGCCCGATGGCATTGCTGCAATTGGTGCTGAAACAAGAAAGTAATTCTGTGATGAAGATCTATATTTATAGGCAGTCAGCCTGATGGCCGTTGTTGTTATGTCCCCATGAATTTACAGTGTGACAAAGACTTATTTTGACTTTAGCGGAGCAGTAGAAGAATGACAAAGTATGCTTTAGTAGGAGATGTAGGCGGCACAAATGCGCGTCTTGCCCTGTGTGATATCGCCAGTGGAGAAATCTCGCAGGCCAAAACGTATTCCGGTCTGGATTATCCCAGCCTTGAGGCTGTGGTGCGCGTTTATCTCGATGAGCATAGCGTCAGCGTGGAGGATGGTTGTATCGCCATAGCCTGTCCGATTACCGGCGACTGGGTGGCGATGACCAACCATACCTGGGCTTTTTCTATTGCGGAAATGAAAAAAAATCTCGGCTTTAGTCATCTGGAAATCATCAACGATTTCACCGCCGTGTCGATGGCGATCCCGATGCTGAAAAAAGAGCATTTAATTCAGTTCGGCGGCGGTGAACCGGTAGAC
Proteins encoded in this window:
- the ipdC gene encoding decarboxylase, with protein sequence MQHPYTVADYLLDRLAGCGISHLFGVPGDYNLQFLDHVIDHPILRWVGCANELNAAYAADGYARMTGAGALLTTFGVGELSAINGIAGSYAEYVPVLHIVGAPCSAAQQRGELMHHTLGDGDFRHFYRMSQAISAASAILDEQHACFEIDRVLGEMLAARRPGYIMLPADVAKKTAIPPTEALTLPAHETQSAVETAFRYHARQCLMNSRRIALLADFLAGRFGLRPLLQRWMAETPIAHATLLMGKGLFDEQHPNFVGTYSAGASSKEVRQAIEDADRVICVGTRFVDTLTAGFTQQLPVERTLEIQPYASRIGETWFNLPMAQAVSTLRELCLECAFAPPPTRSAGQPARINKGELTQENFWQTLQQYLKPGDILLVDQGTAAFGAAALSLPDGAEVVVQPLWGSIGYSLPAAFGAQTACPDRRVILIIGDGAAQLTIQEMGSMLRDGQAPVILLLNNDGYTVERAIHGAAQRYNDIASWNWTQIPQALHAAQQAECWRVTQAIQLAEVLERLARPQRLSFIEVMLPKADLPELLRAVTRALEARNGG
- a CDS encoding Chloride channel protein, which gives rise to MLHPRARTMLLLSLPALIIGVASSLILIAAMKVASVFQQFLWQRLPASIGIAYDSPFWIVGMLTLTGIVVGLIIRYSPGHAGPDPAIEPLISMPVSPSALPGLLLALIIGLAGGVSLGPEHPIMTINIALAVAFGSRLFPRITTLDWTILASAGTIGALFGTPVAAALIFSQTLSGSNDVPMWDRLFAPLMAAAAGSLTTSLFFHPHFSLPIAHYTQMRLVDIASGAIVAAIAIAAGMVAVWCLPRLHELLHRLKNPVLILGIGGFILGILGVIGGPLTLFKGLDEMQQMAFSQTLGAGDYFTLAVVKLAALVIAAASGFRGGRIFPAVFIGAALGLMLHAHVEAVPAAITVSCAILGLVLVVTRDGWLSLFMAAVVVPDTNLLPLLCIVMLPAWLLLAGKPLLAANRHEP